GGTCTATATCCTTCAAACCATCAGTGTACCTGAATCAACCAAAGGAGTCAAAATAAGCTACATGCTAATTAGTCTGGTTCTGATAAATGATGATCGCATGCAATCGTAATAAATGGTTGATTAAACTCTTTCTTTCCCAGTATGTTAAGTAATTGATCGCATAAGAAATTGTCAAGTGCAACAAAATCCTGGCTAGGCCAGAGATCTATGGTTATTGTAACAACATAATCTTTCCAGCATCTCTTCCTCTGAATATTCTGATCTAAGCTCAGTATTCTACTGTAATCAGAATAAACTTACATATACTCGATCATTTTCTCGAATGCTTCTGTGCTCAAATCATGTTCTTCAAGAAATGGAAGGGTATCAACAGGTAATGCATCTTTTCCTTCATGAAAATCCTTCATACGAGATAATCTTGCTCTGAAGTATTCTGACCTTGATGCTAAAACCACTTGATGGCAACGGAAAATCTTTTTATCAACTCTTACACAAACATCTGCAAGATCATCTACAAAATTACTGATCTGCATTGCACCaacataaaatgataatttctcAACACTAATGTCTTGGTTGCGTTCCCTGTTGGAGTTGGCAAGGGaaatttgaagaatttgatGTAAGGCAGCCGGAAGTCGATCTTCTTCAGGAAGGGACAGGCCCTGTAAAATGAAGCGTTTCTGAGAATTATCTGTGTCCCTCAGTGCTTTGTATTCTGCATATTTCTGGTGAATAAGTTCTTTCTCAAGAATCTTTTGTAATGATTCACATTTGCATACTTTGCATATTCTCACAAGATCCTCCATGTCATCTACTGCAATATCTAGTCTGTCAGAATAGAAGAAGTGGATGAGGCTGTAAAGAGCATAATAAGACAGTTTTTCCTTTGCAAATCTCACTTCCTTGCGGTCTTTCCAATCGGTTTCAAACTTCCTCTTAAAAAATGGTGACCGGGCACTTAAGATAACTCTGTGAGCTTCAATCGGTCTACCTTGTACAAAAAATACCACATCTGGAGGGAAGTGGTATGAATTGAATCCCCCGCTCGATGAAAGAGCTAGCCAATAATATTACATGTTGAGTGTCAGACTGATATGCATAGTATTCGCAGAAGAAAAATACGTAAGACCAAATGAGCTGATAGGCATCATCACTGATGAAGCAACTAAAGCCACAAATTTACTTTAAGCTACAGAATAGGACAATTTCCCCAATATTGCCATATTTTACACTGAATTACCAATAAATCTGACAACTAAATTTTTCTTATTCGTCCCAACTTTCAAGTTTTTTATACCCATCCACTTATTCAAAACCAACAAATCAAAGACAAATATTTAACACCCACATGAAAGGGGCCCTCCATAATCTATGGGAATAAGAAACGACCCAAAGAGCTAgtcccaaaatttaaaactagCACCATCATCTCCACACTCCAATACACCAATATATCCATCTGGGTCATTCATCCACAAGATAAGTTCACACAAAATTGACCCATAAGTCAAAGTAGATAACATCCTTCACATTTTCATTCCCAGATGCTTGGCCAACACAGGCATTCAACCCAAAATGAATTTACTTTCCACAACTACCTCTACTGGCAGAACTTCAAACCATTCACAACATAATTACACAAGAAACAATAACCCAGAGTTTGTACCTGCAAATTGAATCTAACTTATCATCCCCACACCCCCCATATGAAATTCATATCACCAATTAAGAAATGTAACATTTCACCTACAAAAATTCACACAAAACAGCCCCCAATATACATGAAATTGAAACTAGCCCATTATCCCCACTCACCTATACAACAAAACCCACATCCGCATGCAAGTAATTTTGATCTTTTCACCTACAAAATTCACACacaaaacgaaaagaaaaaccctatgtacaagaaaataaaactaaccCATTTACCTACACAACAAAACCCACATCACCAATCCAACAAATTAAGCATTTTCACCAACAAAATTGGCACACAAGACGAAAAGAAAAACCCATCTCCCTGAAATTGAAACTAACCCATTATCCCCACTCCccatgagaaagagaaaggaaaagagaaaatccAATGCACCTGAAATCTGAAACTGACCATCAGCCTGCTCCAAGTAGGCCCTATTCCCCGCACAACCCATGAAAGTCTCTCTCATCGCGGTCTGCAAGGGCCCGAGCGGCGGCGGCCTCGCCTCGAACGCCTTCAACAGCTTCCTGACCTTCAGGTTCAGTGCCGCGTAGTGGCACCTGTCCCCGTCAAACGTATGCTCCGAGCATATCGCGCCACTCTCCAGCAGCATCCTCGCAGCATCGAGGTGGCCCGCCAGGCACGCGTAGTAGAGTGCCACCGAGTCCCACTGGTCGCGCGCGTTGACATTGACACCGGAGTCGAGGAGGTACCTCAAGCGCTCCACATCGCCGGCGCGAGAAGCCGAGAAAACGTCGCCGTTCGGAACCTTCTTGAGGGGTATGGAGGAGCCGAAGTCGGAGGGGTCGAGGTCGATGTCGTCCAGGTCCGTGTCGATGCTCCAGGAGGGCATTGTGGCAAATGTGAGCTTTGGGCTCTGTACTTGGGTTTAGCGGGGTTTAGTGGGCTGTATTTGATAGGGGCGTTAAAAGCGGGGCAATTATAACTGCACTGCTAACCGCTATCCACTTATAATCGTTAACCGTTAACTACATAATTGTTTTGGTAAGCTATTATTAAAAACCGATAATTGCCTAAGACGgggcggttagcagttttaagGATAAAGAAAAGTGGTTAATAATCGCTAACTGCCTAcacttatatataaattataataatataaatatatattttatattttatatatttaaaatataacatcaaaatgatgttgttttgttgtttttctccaaaacggtgttgttttggaaaaaaataaacactcaCTCACTCGACTTGATTTATATAGATTAGGGTTTCATCATAttctctcaaactctctctcacGACTCAAGTCTCATGGGGTGtcgtccctctctctctctttctctctctctctctctcacagtctCACAGGCTGAATGACTGATGATTATGAGGGGTGAGTtattgtctatttatttttaagtttatggGCTGTCAGGTTGTAGTTGTTGAAAAAGTACGGGAGAAACTCACATATTGTTGCAATTATTTTGCATCTTCTTGATTTATAcatattgttaattgttatattcatttttgtgttaatctttttttgttagttgttatatTCATCttgtattttactattcaaaacacctaaaaaagcccaaaagcccATATATTATAAAACCATTATTGATTTTAGTAACCGCTAATCATCTAAGTGGAGAGGTAATTTTAATAACTGTtttaggcggttgcggttaatGATTtaggcaataaccgctaactacaGCCACTTGTACAGTTCTAATGTTTGAGGTTTGAGCTTGAAGAACAACGGTATTTTATGGGGAGAGGAATTGCACATGTCACATGTGGAAATTGGAATATCTATACGGATGACATTTATTTcccaaactattttttttttcaattttcttttataggGATGctcataatttatttatttctttcttttatattattatatatggaaATTCTTTTATTAAGACCTGAGGAATGTTTATACCACAGTTACCACTCCACCATGACATGATACTGCAAATTTACCTATAGATTAACccttgttaaaagaaaaagagaaatgctcagggttaatgtttttttttatatttggctcATCTTATTTTgcaaatcaattattagatttgtataCTTATGTGAATTCTACAAAAGTTAATGgtagaccccacaaatctaatggttgatctattaaatttgtaagagaatatgggtcaaatatgataaacttattgattcctaacatttctcaaaaaaaataaagataaattagTAATGCCACTTCAATCTTATGAAATAGTGGTGTGATATATAACAATACTCTCAAGACATGTCCATTAAAAATTGAACTTCCTATGAaaagatttttatgtttagaCATAAGCTTTAAAGGGAGCTTATCTCAACTTGCATCCCCAATTTTAGTTGATCTTGGTCCTCATTATAATACCCTCTTATAAGCCTATGCTGATGTGGTATTACCaatctactattgaattttattttcttttaacaatgGCTAATCTAAAGTTAAGTTTGCAATACCATGTCAATATTGTGAGATAGTGGTGTGGTATATAGCATTTACATGTCCAGTAAAAATTTAACTACATATGaaaaggattttttgttaagCAAGGAACAGGATTTTCTttagtccattttggactggagaatatccaattcatGGCtagaattttttcttcaaaatcccaGAGCCACAAATAAGACACATgtccactaacaaaaaataataataaaatattgttttcatattaaaaaaaatataaaataaaataataaaaaaaaaataaggtggtggggtggccggaccaccccaagggccaaatctaaaaaaaacaaaaaaaaattgtttggcccttgggggtggccggaccaccccttattattttattattattatttttaaagataaaataatatttttttattattttttgttagtggacATATGTCTCATTTGTGactctaaaatttttaagaagaaatcctAGTCATGAACTGATATTCTTCAGTCTAAAATAAACTGGAGATGATCATGTTCCAACCTATAAGAGGGTATTATAATGAGGACCAGAATCctttaaaattgagaaaagctCCAGATAAGAATTACATGTCCAAATAGGTGCTCGCTCCTACTCGAATAAGTAAAGCCCATCAAGGAATCCTAATCCATTCTAATGGCCATTCTAtggtgttttctttctttcttccctattttttcttttttcctttcagtCATTAACTACCCATCGCTCCATACATTATGATGGAGTGAAAATGCCATTAAGCCACTTGGTGTGGAGAGCTTTTGCCTTTGAGCATAAAGATGTGTATCACAAGATTGTACACAGTTTTTGCCTTTGCCGAATTGCCTCAAAGGTGTGAAGGACCATCAAACAGCTTCTCAGAGGATATTAAATTCAACTCAAGTAACAAATTACAAGCACAACCAAACATCAAAGCAAAACTTACAGGGCAGAAGAAAATTAGACAATGCCCTGAATTGTGATGTAATTAACTGTATATAATGTAACATTTTGAAATTTACATTTGTCACCTACAACACCCAAAAATCAGCAGGTGCTCTCTTCACTCGGTCCTTCCCTTAAGAgtagggaaaaaaagaaaaagcataatTCAATGTTCTTCTCCAGAGGGGCAACAAGCCCCTACTTAGGATGACTGACATATGACACTTTGAACAACAGCAAATGCTATTTATCATCAACTTTGATCGAATTTAGCCGTCTAAATCTTTGATCAAGCTCTGCCATAACTGCTGGTTCTTGCTTTTTCCTTTGCTTAGATATAGTGTTGGTTGTCATAGAACCAATCTTATCAAATGCCACCTGCAAAGTCAAATTATTAGAAGctttattaacatttttttatcattgaaaAAATGTTCAAAGTAATAAGCCAACAACAAACAAGAAGTAGGAGATTGATACCACAATTCAAAATAGCCAAAATGATTGGAGAAAGTTTAGGCCAACTAGAAAAGGAGGTGTGTGCACGCCAAATGAGAAAAACtttcaaagctttttttttttccattcatCTATAGCAACTCctctaaattttttgttaagtgATGCCGAATCAAATCTTTCATTATCAGTGTTTATTCTGCTTTCTTCTATCACTAAGAAAgggtaattattttttctaacttaccaaaaaacaaaaagagggaTTATTAATTCCAAATTTCAAGTTTCCCTTCCACCTCTCTgaggaccttttttttttttttttttttgaggggagAGGGGGGTGGTGAACTTAGAAAGCAttataattgaaatgagagattAGTAAGAGAATTAATTTACCGTTAGTAATTCATCAGGATCAAAAAGGTGATGCGAGGTTCTCTGCAATATGTTAATTACATCGCCAACATGATGGGTTAAAAGCAACTGCTCTTCTTTCATCTGCATTTGCAAATCACAACTTTAGGTATCTGATGTTTGAGTTATATTCAGTCCTAAGAATCAATAGTCAAGTAGCAACTAGGCAACACAAGCAATGCAAAGAGCCTACAGGCTAAAAGCACTCGTACCATAAAGATTGCCAAAGCTACATGAAACAGAACCTTTGCCCCCTCATAGAAAAGGACATCCCACACCCGCAGAGTTGTCTGGAAAAAGAGACAAACAGAAGAATTGTTACTTGTTTGTTATGGAAACAATCTTAACTAACTGTTTTTGTACTAGAGAGTCTCAACACTGTTCTAACCTCTGAAGGCAAGCTCTTAGAAAAGAGGCATAGAAACCACTCAGTGGCAACAAGGGAGACATCAAAATCCAATGCTTCCAAATGAGAGGCCATcctgcattttattttatttttttccaatttatttatttatttataagttaCATCAAGGACGCAACCCAAGTGCATAGGAAGCAGCAAGAGAGAAGCCTAGCAAGTAGAGGAGAAGAGACCTaaaaaagcatgaaaataaagGATACATCTACTAAATCATCAAAAGCAAGGCACCTTGGACACTTTTTAGCAAGTAGATCTTTGAACACCCTTTGTTCGACATGGCATCCGGATAAGTTAGTTGTGTAGCAGTCATTAACTAATACATTTTCCAAAAGGACTGCCAGCATCCAAAATGCATCTTCCTCTGTTTTCATCACAAGCAACAACAATGCTGCAACATAATTCAAGCCCTGCACCAAGAATAactcaaaatattaaataaaa
This window of the Corylus avellana chromosome ca5, CavTom2PMs-1.0 genome carries:
- the LOC132182695 gene encoding LOW QUALITY PROTEIN: BTB/POZ domain-containing protein At2g04740 (The sequence of the model RefSeq protein was modified relative to this genomic sequence to represent the inferred CDS: inserted 1 base in 1 codon), producing the protein MPSWSIDTDLDDIDLDPSDFGSSIPLKKVPNGDVFSASRAGDVERLRYLLDSGVNVNARDQWDSVALYYACLAGHLDAARMLLESGAICSEHTFDGDRCHYAALNLKVRKLLKAFEARPPPLGPLQTAMRETFMGCAGNRAYLEQADGQFQISALSSSGGFNSYHFPPDVVFFVQGRPIEAHRVILSARSPFFKRKFETDWKDRKEVRFAKEKLSYYALYSLIHFFYSDRLDIAVDDMEDLVRICKVCKCESLQKILEKELIHQKYAEYKALRDTDNSQKRFILQGLSLPEEDRLPAALHQILQISLANSNRERNQDISVEKLSFYVGAMQISNFVDDLADVCVRVDKKIFRCHQVVLASRSEYFRARLSRMKDFHEGKDALPVDTLPFLEEHDLSTEAFEKMIEYMYTDGLKDIDPDQAEEMFDAASRYLLFSLKRAVADALLPHLEMVSPAELCHWLILSDMYGVAKIREYCLDTISCNFETFEDTREFRAMLLTLPPPSGDSSLRTTVPSAPGAVVNTDQANLXLREKWLEAEAAELDRRDESAFLFDKRLEMLMLVAEQEKSDGAPADELHDWPRSPVSPPASVPMPSEQEKI